The following nucleotide sequence is from Natronosalvus caseinilyticus.
AGCCGACCCGTCGGTTTCCTCGTTCGAGCGGTTCGGCGAGCGGTCTGACGTATCGGATCTCGCCGTCGACGTCGATCGGAATCGGATCGTCCTCACTCGCGAGCGTTTCGAGGTCGAACGAGGGGAGCACCGACGCGAGCGGCGACCCGAAGTCGCCATCGAGGTGCTCGAGCAGCGTTCGTCCCCGCTCGTTCACATGCACGATCCGACCATCGGCGTCGAGGACGAACGTGCCGTCGGGCGAGTATTTGATGACCGTGGCGTAGGCGAGCGGCGGGAGCGAAAAGAGGCGGTAGCGAAAGATGGCGACCGCGAACGCGGTGGCGGCGATCGCGCCCGATACCGGGACCAGGTTTATGGTCTCGAATCCGAACGGTGGCACGCCAACTCTCGACAGAATCACGAACACGAGTGGGCTCGTGGCGCCGACGGTGAGCAGGCCCGCCTGCTGGTAATACGACGGTCCGACGCGTCTCGCCTCGAGGCCGATGACGACGATCGCGGCGACCGTCAACGTGAGGTTGTACAGACTAAATACGTAGAATACAGGCCCGTCCTCGACGCGAACCAGGGTCAAGTCCCCTTCGATGACGTTTACGCCAGCGATGACGGCGTCGTCGGGTCCGACGAAGAGCAACACGACGAACAGCGTTGGAATAGCCATAACGCCAGCGACGACGTCCCATCGAAGCCACCGATGGCGGTCAGTGTAGGCGAGGGCGAACAGGAACAGCAGTGGCGAGACGAGCGCTACGCCGACGTGGAGGAGCTGGTAGAACAGCAGTTTCACGTCCGGGTCGGTGTGAAGCAGTTTGAGGG
It contains:
- a CDS encoding histidine kinase N-terminal 7TM domain-containing protein: MRTRGADPSVVLFFGLSFGAFLWTEFSALKLLHTDPDVKLLFYQLLHVGVALVSPLLFLFALAYTDRHRWLRWDVVAGVMAIPTLFVVLLFVGPDDAVIAGVNVIEGDLTLVRVEDGPVFYVFSLYNLTLTVAAIVVIGLEARRVGPSYYQQAGLLTVGATSPLVFVILSRVGVPPFGFETINLVPVSGAIAATAFAVAIFRYRLFSLPPLAYATVIKYSPDGTFVLDADGRIVHVNERGRTLLEHLDGDFGSPLASVLPSFDLETLASEDDPIPIDVDGEIRYVRPLAEPLERGNRRVGWVVVLRDVTESQRSRRRLEAQYEQMDAFAATVSHDLRNPLAVAQGYLELAREDADADSEALENVAIAHSRMESIVTDILALARRGDRVGERENLSLGSVLDTAWSTVDRKEATLVVETDRTIHADPTTIQHVFENLLRNAIEHGGPDVEITVGDVDGGIFVEDTGTGIPETEREAIFDPGYTTSPDGTGYGLELVRTIVDAHGWTLSLDDGSTEGARFEITGLPSEQARGS